The following proteins are co-located in the Castanea sativa cultivar Marrone di Chiusa Pesio chromosome 8, ASM4071231v1 genome:
- the LOC142605672 gene encoding uncharacterized protein LOC142605672 encodes MAVDLFSSEFLLPSQLLSDEEDILLVPESLKPINLRKDSSCYYNKPWEPPSHATTESAFSSPGESELGSAETDSDKDEDYIAELTHQMAQYMLQDDDKNKHKNSHQSFEHFEKTWGLTSSPESTFWSPLGSNQGSPDSTSQEPSPPPTPEFEKDPFRDISYDVVGTLEKMYLDDYEKPKKHQHVQVVRSTPLKPNVGFSSNQAQAQPLTDYQIRAIEFYRLRQERVMKQQAKASEQKEQHQQFQKKARFCNGFGNGGRGQAQAQAQAQAQAQTNPWSIQAQSHPQQVGSGMGAFCMGGSDSRKGPSCGSGTGVFLPRGIWYSSETRKKPGCPAVFIPARVVQALQVHFDHMGARSRGNTAGFPPQHEAVSGRNGLNLKQKRQSRAVPAMGHREMCLPQDWTY; translated from the exons ATGGCTGTTGACCTGTTCAGCTCAGAGTTTCTGCTTCCCTCTCAGTTACTCAGTGATGAGGAAGATATTCTTCTTGTTCCTGAGTCTCTCAAGCCTATCAACCTTCGCAAAGACTCAAGTTGCTATTATAATAAGCCCTGGGAGCCTCCTTCTCATGCTACTACTGAATCGGCTTTCAGTTCCCCTGGTGAGTCGGAACTCGGTTCGGCCGAGACAGACAGTGACAAGGACGAGGATTACATTGCTGAGTTAACTCACCAGATGGCCCAGTACATGCTTCAAGACGATGACAAGAACAAGCACAAAAACTCCCACCAAAGCTTTGAACATTTTGAAAAG ACATGGGGTTTGACTAGTTCGCCAGAATCAACGTTCTGGTCACCACTGGGTTCGAATCAAGGAAGCCCAGATAGTACTTCTCAGGAACCATCTCCACCACCCACACCAGAGTTTGAAAAAGACCCTTTTCGGGATATCAGTTACGACGTCGTTGGCACGTTGGAGAAGATGTACCTTGATGATTACGAAAAGCCTAAAAAACACCAACATGTTCAAGTGGTTCGGAGCACACCATTGAAGCCAAATGTTGGGTTTAGCTCAAACCAAGCACAGGCTCAACCTCTCACTGACTATCAAATTCGTGCTATCgag TTCTATAGGTTGCGACAAGAGCGTGTTATGAAGCAACAAGCTAAAGCTTCAGAGCAAAAAGAACAGCACCAGCAGTTTCAGAAGAAAGCTAGATTTTGTAATGGGTTTGGAAATGGAGGAAGAggtcaggctcaggctcaggctcaggctcaggctcaggctcagacAAACCCATGGAGTATTCAGGCTCAGAGTCACCCCCAGCAAGTGGGGTCGGGTATGGGGGCGTTTTGCATGGGTGGGTCCGATTCAAGAAAAGGACCATCATGTGGGAGTGGAACTGGTGTTTTCTTGCCTCGTGGAATCTGGTACTCTTCGGAAACACGCAAGAAACCAG GATGCCCCGCTGTTTTTATTCCAGCAAGAGTGGTGCAGGCCCTACAAGTCCACTTTGACCACATGGGTGCGCGGTCTCGAGGCAATACTGCTGGTTTCCCTCCTCAACATG AAGCTGTGAGTGGGAGAAATGGCTTGAATCTAAAGCAGAAGCGCCAGTCAAGGGCGGTGCCAGCCATGGGTCATCGTGAGATGTGTCTACCTCAAGATTGGACGTATTGA